The proteins below are encoded in one region of Fibrella aestuarina BUZ 2:
- a CDS encoding fibronectin type III domain-containing protein, translating to MTLVRFCLLLAGLLVFGRLQAQSNAPTNLNVNVSYGGSICLQWTPNVASSIPYDVERSDDGRTGWSKVGESQPVAAGALATGNYCDQNLASSRTYYYRVRGSLGRNTYTNYSNTTPGTTKAAPPTPPTPTLSEVETNAIRVTWTTQLSTTYELEMQPAGGAWQVIDTRASGRSSSLTYKITTLSGGVNYCFRVRAKDAEQGTSGYSPNACQTTPLAASNVRNFSATATGTTTIRLSWTGYGKESGITIERSDDGQRTWNKLKDWLADGGEYTDTGLQPDKQYCYRIQESGHQVSESKCANTQSARPNAPARLSLTVRSDTQIDLQWADLSDNETGFEVQRSEDGGATWTNLQNAPPNNTGTVTYGSTNLKPGTRYCYRVRAINTIGSSDWTPGLVCETTQAAPLGAPGTFAAAGQSDTQIKLTWTGVAGAAGYELDRSANNADPWERVANPAANATELIDGGRVANTRYYYRLRAVGPTGATGPYSTANASTNAPPVTGPEKPFELVAAAQSSTDIRLTWKQNGSNVTRFELQRSSTNNGPWENVDTNMPAESREKTDGGRAPSTRYFYRIRAVLVTAAGAVLNSDWSDVKDATTQAPPLMAPRPPSGLTATPQSHTAIRLTWTDNSDNESRFEIWWATSQTAVFVKLTDVEVNTREYTHTGLNPSSQYCYKVLAANGAGASAFAGPECATTNPPPLTAPPPPTGFVANGTTGRIDLVWTDVATNETGYELQWSLSSAGPWQSLSLPNQGLNATGFAHTGLIANTPYYYQLRAFNSAGSSVWVTTNGLVPALPVPSTTTDLKAELVDYDRVKLSWGGITNGPTSTTIERSTNPTTGFQQVGQVTDAITTYLDQNLAENTTYYYRIRSSNANGSSGNSNVVPVTTGEAIIAVRPLPLPEGMYAHVDERTQTLVVTLNWTQFQEANLMLVSLSGRTMLTDHCRINGGTRFPYDVAQLPAGLYILSIDTDQHRYTKKIWIP from the coding sequence ATGACACTCGTTCGCTTTTGTCTACTCCTCGCCGGTCTACTGGTTTTCGGACGCCTACAGGCTCAGTCCAACGCACCGACCAACCTGAACGTCAATGTCAGCTACGGCGGGTCGATCTGCCTCCAATGGACCCCCAACGTAGCCAGCTCAATTCCCTACGACGTCGAACGGTCGGACGACGGGCGTACTGGCTGGAGCAAGGTGGGCGAATCGCAGCCGGTGGCCGCCGGTGCGCTGGCTACCGGCAATTACTGCGACCAGAATCTGGCGTCGTCACGTACCTACTACTACCGGGTACGTGGGTCACTTGGCCGCAATACCTACACCAACTACTCCAATACGACGCCGGGCACAACCAAGGCCGCGCCGCCCACACCGCCCACCCCCACGCTATCGGAAGTAGAGACGAACGCGATCCGGGTAACCTGGACGACGCAACTGTCGACCACTTACGAACTGGAAATGCAACCAGCGGGTGGCGCCTGGCAGGTGATCGACACGCGGGCGTCGGGCCGAAGCAGCAGCCTGACTTACAAGATCACCACCTTGTCGGGCGGCGTCAATTACTGCTTCCGGGTACGGGCTAAAGATGCCGAACAGGGCACGTCGGGTTATTCGCCCAACGCCTGCCAGACCACACCGCTGGCGGCGTCCAACGTCCGTAATTTCAGCGCCACCGCCACGGGTACTACCACGATCAGATTAAGCTGGACGGGCTACGGCAAGGAATCGGGCATTACCATCGAACGCAGCGACGACGGACAACGTACCTGGAATAAGCTTAAAGACTGGCTGGCCGATGGGGGTGAGTATACCGACACGGGCCTGCAACCCGACAAACAATACTGCTACCGCATCCAGGAAAGCGGCCATCAGGTATCGGAGAGTAAATGCGCCAACACGCAGTCTGCCCGGCCCAATGCCCCCGCCCGCCTGTCGCTGACGGTGCGGTCCGATACGCAGATCGACCTGCAATGGGCCGACCTGAGCGACAACGAAACCGGCTTCGAGGTACAGCGCAGCGAAGATGGGGGCGCCACCTGGACCAACCTCCAGAATGCACCGCCCAACAACACTGGCACGGTCACGTATGGCAGCACCAACCTGAAACCGGGCACCCGCTATTGCTACCGCGTTCGGGCCATCAACACGATCGGCAGTAGTGACTGGACGCCCGGTCTGGTCTGCGAAACCACACAGGCCGCGCCATTGGGGGCTCCCGGCACCTTTGCGGCAGCGGGGCAGTCGGATACGCAGATCAAACTCACCTGGACAGGCGTGGCCGGGGCGGCAGGCTACGAACTCGATCGCAGCGCCAATAACGCCGACCCCTGGGAGCGCGTCGCGAACCCCGCCGCCAACGCCACCGAACTCATCGACGGTGGGCGTGTGGCCAACACGCGCTACTACTACCGCCTTCGGGCCGTGGGGCCTACGGGCGCCACCGGGCCGTACAGCACCGCCAATGCCAGTACCAATGCCCCGCCCGTAACGGGCCCGGAGAAGCCGTTCGAGTTGGTAGCCGCGGCCCAATCGAGCACCGATATCAGGCTGACGTGGAAACAGAATGGCAGCAACGTTACCCGGTTTGAGTTGCAACGGTCATCCACCAACAATGGCCCCTGGGAGAACGTCGATACGAACATGCCGGCGGAAAGTCGCGAGAAAACCGATGGCGGTCGAGCCCCCTCGACGCGCTATTTCTACCGAATCAGGGCGGTGCTGGTCACAGCGGCGGGAGCGGTATTGAACAGCGACTGGTCAGATGTGAAGGATGCAACCACACAGGCGCCGCCCCTGATGGCCCCGCGTCCGCCATCGGGCCTGACCGCTACGCCGCAATCACACACGGCGATCCGGCTGACGTGGACCGACAACAGCGACAACGAATCGCGCTTTGAAATCTGGTGGGCCACGAGCCAGACGGCCGTATTTGTCAAGCTTACCGACGTAGAAGTCAATACGCGCGAATACACCCACACGGGGCTGAACCCCAGCAGCCAGTACTGTTACAAGGTGTTGGCCGCCAACGGTGCGGGCGCATCCGCCTTTGCCGGGCCGGAGTGCGCCACCACTAACCCGCCGCCCCTGACCGCGCCGCCCCCGCCAACCGGCTTCGTGGCCAACGGCACCACCGGCCGCATCGACCTGGTCTGGACCGACGTGGCGACTAACGAAACGGGCTACGAGTTGCAATGGAGCCTTAGCAGCGCGGGCCCCTGGCAGTCGTTGTCGCTGCCTAACCAGGGCCTGAACGCGACCGGCTTTGCGCATACGGGCCTCATCGCCAACACCCCCTACTACTACCAGCTCCGGGCGTTCAACAGCGCCGGGTCATCGGTTTGGGTAACGACCAATGGGCTTGTGCCCGCCCTGCCCGTGCCCTCGACAACCACCGACCTGAAAGCCGAACTGGTTGACTACGACCGGGTGAAGCTATCGTGGGGGGGCATCACCAACGGCCCCACGAGCACCACGATCGAGCGCTCGACCAACCCTACGACCGGTTTTCAACAGGTAGGGCAGGTAACGGACGCCATCACCACGTACCTGGACCAGAATCTGGCCGAAAACACCACCTACTATTACCGTATCCGCAGCAGTAACGCCAACGGCTCGTCGGGTAACAGCAACGTGGTGCCAGTCACAACCGGCGAAGCCATCATTGCCGTGCGCCCGCTGCCCCTGCCCGAGGGCATGTACGCCCACGTAGACGAACGTACCCAGACGCTCGTCGTGACGCTCAACTGGACGCAGTTTCAGGAGGCCAACCTGATGCTCGTGAGCCTGAGCGGCCGCACGATGCTCACCGACCACTGCCGTATCAACGGCGGTACGCGCTTTCCCTACGACGTGGCCCAGCTGCCCGCCGGCCTCTACATCCTCAGCATCGACACCGACCAACACCGTTACACGAAAAAGATATGGATACCTTGA
- a CDS encoding response regulator, protein MIRVSIYDDNDSLRQTLVMLLDTTDDLLPIGAYPNALEVTQTIVVDQPDVVLMDIDMPGRSGIEAVRLIQTLPAPPPILMLTVHEEPEAVFEAVSAGAMGYLLKKTPGSRLTEALRDVAAGGAVMTPTIAAKLLGTFQPPKRPAPASSFDLTEKEQEVLRRLVEGDSYKLIAAHCHISMGTVRTHIVNIYQKLHVNSKSEAVAKALKTGHY, encoded by the coding sequence ATGATTCGGGTATCTATCTACGACGACAACGACTCGCTGCGACAGACGCTGGTGATGCTGCTCGACACTACGGATGATCTACTGCCGATCGGTGCCTACCCCAACGCGCTGGAGGTCACGCAAACGATCGTTGTTGATCAGCCCGACGTTGTGTTGATGGATATTGATATGCCCGGCCGGTCGGGCATCGAAGCGGTGCGGCTGATTCAGACGCTGCCCGCGCCCCCACCCATATTGATGCTCACCGTCCATGAAGAACCCGAAGCCGTCTTCGAGGCCGTGTCAGCCGGGGCGATGGGTTATCTGCTGAAGAAAACGCCCGGCAGCCGGCTCACCGAGGCGCTGCGCGACGTGGCAGCGGGCGGCGCCGTGATGACGCCGACAATCGCGGCTAAACTGCTGGGTACGTTCCAGCCACCCAAGCGCCCGGCGCCCGCCAGCAGCTTCGACCTGACCGAAAAAGAACAGGAGGTGCTGCGCCGCCTGGTCGAGGGCGACAGCTACAAACTGATTGCAGCCCATTGCCACATCAGCATGGGCACGGTGCGCACCCACATCGTCAACATTTATCAGAAGCTGCACGTCAACTCCAAATCGGAGGCGGTAGCCAAGGCGCTGAAAACGGGCCACTACTGA
- a CDS encoding fibronectin type III domain-containing protein, with protein sequence MTRLHTYLLGGMALLSSLLTQSVLAQSSPNGRRITRPTARPVPSTPPRPATVPVGAALTGQFTAQPGVGGIFLSFGRELPKTFRYRLERSPAGGAAYEPIAESVFPALPEGFAGRLNEAIAQMPPVYLTLPDRPIVDARYQVLRRHATADSLANLMVAPQYRIAAGLGHWDATAQPNLVYDYRLSRLNADGSTTPVGEIRGVSTPGTYPATVLRIDTAYAKGPTATIECEVVSGRAPEVLYLYRAYYLRGEFEPVVASYYPVRSTNGRIRYQLNDATVVDKLSYAYYVVPGDYMGNRGTASAVYNVYNARPNEITFIPYRFRVNSIRAEKRLRLSWRVTPSRDITSIDIFRGNDFDKTFVRIGSVGPTDTVFYDANVRPVQTYFYTLVVNTAYGKTYPSARVPALLEGAETNYARPENVRSQQNGRTVTLTWDRPAGPVTGYYLYRARDYDQKPEQVGRLIASAAATVTVTDTLPDRDSEVWVYSVASVNTSYNISPLSAPVTIVGKTTVRPPAQLTARLRDNTPQRRAVNLYWTNLVEARQRAGGFRVYRRLVTTDNKPADWQLLTLTTLRAETNFWADTTIREGNTYAYMVRTVGAGDQLSTPSVEARCTVTETFPAGVRNVRLLQSGPGVVVQWDAPLDPTVERYVVYRAEAGRPLQKLTTLPRNTAQFVDKTPLLKKTNYYQILAEDSRGHASRNPDTVGLYVE encoded by the coding sequence ATGACCCGACTACACACGTACCTGCTCGGCGGTATGGCGCTACTCAGCAGCCTGCTGACCCAATCCGTACTGGCACAGTCGAGCCCGAATGGGCGCCGAATTACCCGGCCGACGGCTCGCCCAGTGCCGTCAACACCACCCCGCCCTGCCACGGTACCAGTCGGAGCGGCCCTGACGGGGCAGTTTACGGCACAGCCTGGTGTGGGCGGCATTTTCCTCTCCTTCGGCCGTGAGTTGCCTAAAACGTTCCGGTACCGCCTGGAGCGCAGCCCGGCGGGTGGCGCGGCCTACGAACCCATCGCCGAGTCGGTGTTTCCAGCCCTACCCGAAGGGTTCGCCGGCCGACTCAACGAAGCCATCGCCCAGATGCCGCCCGTGTACCTGACACTGCCTGACCGGCCCATCGTTGATGCCCGCTACCAGGTACTGCGCCGCCACGCCACCGCCGACTCGCTCGCCAACCTGATGGTGGCGCCGCAGTATCGCATTGCTGCGGGCCTGGGCCACTGGGATGCCACGGCCCAACCGAACCTGGTCTATGACTACCGCTTGAGCCGCCTCAATGCCGATGGCAGCACGACCCCGGTGGGCGAAATTCGGGGCGTATCCACGCCGGGCACGTACCCGGCTACGGTACTCCGCATTGACACGGCTTACGCCAAAGGCCCCACGGCGACCATCGAGTGTGAGGTCGTTAGTGGCCGTGCCCCAGAGGTGCTGTACCTCTACCGCGCCTACTACCTGCGTGGTGAATTTGAGCCGGTGGTCGCCTCGTATTACCCCGTCCGGTCGACAAACGGGCGCATCCGCTACCAGCTCAACGACGCAACAGTAGTGGATAAACTGAGCTACGCCTACTACGTGGTGCCGGGCGATTACATGGGCAACCGGGGCACGGCATCGGCGGTGTACAACGTCTACAATGCCCGCCCCAACGAGATCACGTTCATACCGTACCGGTTTCGGGTGAACAGCATCCGGGCTGAAAAAAGGCTCCGCCTGAGCTGGCGCGTAACCCCGTCGCGGGACATCACGTCGATCGACATTTTCCGGGGCAACGACTTCGATAAAACGTTTGTGCGTATCGGCAGCGTAGGACCTACGGACACGGTTTTTTACGACGCCAACGTCCGGCCCGTGCAAACGTACTTCTACACACTCGTCGTCAATACGGCCTACGGCAAGACCTACCCCTCGGCCCGCGTTCCGGCGCTGCTGGAAGGGGCCGAAACCAATTACGCCCGCCCCGAAAACGTACGGAGTCAACAAAACGGACGTACGGTAACGCTGACGTGGGACCGCCCCGCCGGGCCGGTAACGGGCTACTACCTCTACCGCGCCCGCGACTACGACCAGAAACCCGAGCAGGTGGGTCGGCTCATCGCCAGCGCTGCCGCGACCGTCACGGTAACCGACACCCTGCCTGACCGCGACTCGGAAGTGTGGGTGTATTCGGTGGCTTCGGTCAATACGTCGTACAACATCAGTCCGCTGTCGGCCCCCGTTACGATCGTGGGCAAAACGACCGTGCGGCCCCCGGCTCAACTCACCGCCCGCCTGCGCGACAACACACCCCAGCGCCGGGCCGTGAACCTCTACTGGACCAACCTGGTCGAAGCCCGGCAGCGCGCGGGGGGCTTTCGGGTGTATCGCCGCCTGGTTACTACCGACAATAAGCCCGCGGACTGGCAGCTGCTTACCCTCACTACATTGCGGGCCGAAACGAATTTCTGGGCCGATACGACCATCCGCGAGGGGAATACCTACGCCTATATGGTCAGAACGGTCGGGGCGGGCGATCAACTCAGCACTCCCAGCGTGGAGGCCCGCTGCACCGTAACCGAAACCTTCCCGGCGGGCGTGCGCAACGTGCGCCTGCTCCAAAGCGGGCCGGGCGTGGTGGTGCAGTGGGATGCCCCCCTTGACCCAACCGTCGAACGGTACGTGGTCTACCGCGCCGAGGCTGGTCGGCCGCTGCAAAAACTAACGACGCTCCCCCGGAACACCGCTCAGTTTGTCGACAAGACCCCGCTGCTGAAAAAGACCAATTATTACCAGATTCTGGCCGAAGACAGCCGGGGGCACGCCAGCCGTAACCCGGACACCGTTGGCCTGTACGTGGAATGA
- a CDS encoding alpha/beta hydrolase has translation MKRRLSLLASQLLLIGGVLAQPPTAQQVRQSIAQDIDQLKTPSSPVGSVRDAVVRTRTDSIPIRIYRPADAPANRPTPIIYHIHGGAWVAGDLETHDKICRRLCHDAQAVVVAVQYRRPPEYPYPAGNDDILAVLNWIQAKRSTLSQKGPLILLGDSAGGDLAAATCLRNATAARPVPIAAQLLINPALDVRPGSPTFKAYELVIRWGLPDLAKASDPFVSPLAATDQQLKALPPTSIVVSEQDEIREDGVQLHRRLQAVGVKTALFEQEKIGHLGAVWAADHPVIKPALTFVLQQIAAIRTSP, from the coding sequence ATGAAACGACGACTTTCGCTGCTAGCCAGCCAACTGCTGCTGATCGGGGGAGTACTGGCCCAGCCGCCAACCGCCCAGCAGGTGCGGCAATCAATTGCCCAGGATATCGACCAGTTAAAAACGCCTTCTAGTCCGGTTGGCTCCGTGCGGGATGCCGTTGTCCGAACCAGGACCGATTCGATTCCCATTCGCATTTACCGACCGGCCGACGCGCCCGCGAACCGGCCGACGCCAATCATCTACCACATACACGGTGGCGCATGGGTGGCGGGTGATCTGGAGACGCACGACAAAATCTGCCGACGCCTCTGCCATGATGCGCAGGCCGTCGTGGTGGCTGTGCAGTACCGTCGGCCGCCCGAATACCCGTACCCCGCCGGTAATGACGACATTCTGGCCGTACTGAACTGGATTCAGGCCAAACGCAGCACACTCAGTCAGAAAGGCCCCCTGATTTTGCTGGGCGACAGCGCCGGGGGCGATTTAGCGGCTGCTACCTGCCTGCGAAACGCGACGGCCGCCCGGCCGGTGCCCATTGCGGCCCAGCTACTCATCAATCCGGCGCTCGACGTGCGGCCCGGTTCGCCGACGTTCAAAGCCTACGAGCTGGTGATCCGGTGGGGCCTGCCCGACCTGGCTAAAGCCTCGGATCCGTTTGTATCGCCACTGGCGGCTACCGACCAGCAATTAAAGGCCCTGCCGCCCACCAGTATCGTGGTCAGCGAACAGGATGAGATCCGGGAAGATGGCGTGCAGCTGCACCGGCGGCTACAAGCGGTGGGCGTGAAAACGGCCCTGTTTGAGCAGGAGAAAATCGGGCACCTGGGGGCCGTCTGGGCTGCCGACCACCCGGTGATCAAGCCCGCGCTGACGTTTGTCTTGCAACAGATTGCCGCCATCCGGACCTCTCCCTGA
- a CDS encoding pseudouridine synthase: protein MKRNQDNNDRFERRDGEGRSDGRRDDARPFARNNQSGERRDAGRREGGSDRPRFNRDDRSSGGDRPRSFDRDRNAGSDRPRSFDRDRNRDERPSGDRPRSFDRNRSDRPSGDRPYKPFNRDDRAERPRSFDRDRDDRSSGGDRPRSFDRDRTAGDDRPERPRSFDRDRTAGSDRPRFNRDDRPERPRSFDRDDNRSEGRRSFDRDGGSDRPRKPFNRDERPSGGDRPRSFDRDRNAGGDRPRSFDRDRNRDERPSGDRPRSFDRNRDERPADDRPRSFDRDRSDRQSGDRPRSFDRDRSAGGDRSERPRSFDRDRNTGSDRPRSFDRDRNRDDRSERPRSFDRDRNSEESGEPHFDRRTGRYNKAPNYNLDVMKKNLPRTKKVAQNLKRESDPDSIRLNRYIANAGVCSRREADELIGKGDVQVNGKVITEMGYRVKPGDVVKYGNKVLNPEKMVYVLLNKPKDVITTTDDPEERNTVMDLVADAGPFRLYPVGRLDRNTTGLLLMTNDGELAGKLTHPSNNVKKVYQVELDKPISEEHFEAIRNGLELEDGFIKPDDLAIVTPDAQVVGVEIHSGRNRIVRRMFESQGYEVTKLDRTVFAGLTKKELPRGKWRFLEPKEVVKLKYLM, encoded by the coding sequence ATGAAACGTAATCAGGATAACAACGACCGCTTTGAGCGCCGGGATGGTGAAGGTCGTTCGGATGGCCGTCGTGACGATGCCCGTCCGTTTGCTCGTAATAATCAATCAGGCGAACGCCGGGACGCCGGCCGCCGGGAGGGTGGTTCAGACCGCCCCCGTTTTAACCGCGACGACCGTTCGTCGGGTGGCGATCGGCCCCGTTCGTTCGATCGCGACCGCAATGCCGGCTCAGACCGCCCCCGTTCGTTCGACCGGGACCGCAATCGGGACGAGCGCCCATCCGGTGATCGCCCTCGTTCGTTCGATCGTAACCGTTCAGACCGTCCGTCAGGTGATCGCCCCTATAAACCTTTTAACCGCGACGATCGCGCTGAGCGCCCCCGCTCGTTTGACCGGGACCGCGACGACCGCTCGTCAGGTGGTGACCGTCCTCGTTCCTTTGATCGCGACCGTACGGCTGGTGATGACCGTCCTGAGCGGCCGCGCTCATTCGATCGCGACCGCACTGCCGGTTCAGACCGCCCCCGTTTCAACCGGGATGACCGCCCCGAGCGGCCGCGCTCGTTTGATCGCGACGACAACCGCTCAGAAGGCCGTCGTTCGTTCGATCGGGATGGTGGTTCAGACCGTCCTCGTAAACCCTTCAACCGCGACGAGCGCCCGTCGGGTGGTGATCGCCCCCGTTCGTTCGATCGCGACCGTAATGCCGGCGGTGATCGCCCCCGCTCATTCGACCGGGATCGTAACCGCGACGAGCGCCCATCCGGTGATCGTCCCCGTTCGTTCGATCGTAACCGCGATGAGCGCCCCGCTGACGATCGGCCACGCTCGTTTGACCGGGACCGTTCAGACCGTCAGTCGGGTGATCGGCCCCGTTCCTTTGATCGCGACCGTAGTGCCGGTGGTGACCGTTCTGAACGGCCGCGCTCGTTTGACCGCGACCGCAATACCGGTTCAGATCGCCCCCGTTCGTTCGACCGGGACCGTAACCGCGACGACCGTTCTGAGCGGCCGCGTTCCTTTGACCGGGACCGGAACAGCGAGGAATCGGGCGAACCCCATTTTGATCGCCGGACGGGCCGGTACAACAAAGCGCCGAATTACAACCTCGACGTGATGAAGAAGAATCTGCCGCGTACGAAGAAAGTCGCGCAGAATCTGAAGCGGGAGAGCGACCCCGATTCGATCCGGTTGAACCGCTACATCGCGAACGCCGGTGTTTGCTCACGCCGCGAAGCCGACGAACTGATTGGCAAAGGCGATGTGCAGGTAAACGGTAAAGTCATCACCGAAATGGGCTACCGGGTGAAGCCCGGCGACGTGGTGAAGTACGGCAACAAAGTGCTGAACCCGGAGAAAATGGTCTACGTGCTGCTGAATAAGCCGAAAGACGTGATCACCACGACCGACGATCCCGAAGAGCGCAACACCGTGATGGATCTGGTTGCCGACGCGGGTCCGTTCCGCCTCTACCCCGTTGGCCGCCTCGACCGCAATACGACGGGTCTGCTGCTGATGACCAACGACGGCGAACTGGCGGGTAAGCTCACGCACCCGTCGAACAACGTGAAAAAGGTGTATCAGGTGGAGCTTGACAAGCCTATTTCGGAAGAGCATTTTGAAGCCATCCGTAACGGCCTTGAGCTGGAAGACGGCTTCATCAAACCCGACGATCTGGCCATTGTTACGCCCGATGCGCAAGTCGTTGGCGTCGAGATTCACTCGGGCCGCAACCGCATCGTTCGGCGGATGTTCGAGTCGCAGGGCTACGAAGTCACGAAACTCGACCGCACCGTCTTTGCGGGTCTCACCAAGAAAGAGTTGCCCCGTGGCAAGTGGCGCTTCCTCGAACCGAAGGAAGTGGTGAAGCTCAAATATCTGATGTAG
- a CDS encoding prolyl oligopeptidase family serine peptidase, with protein sequence MKTNLLLGCLLASLQGLAQPAPLPATPQRPVTDTYFGKTVVDNYRWLEDMNSDETKAWFKAQGDYTTATLDRIPGRDKLIQTFVDYDKRLAVRYGEIKRRGDTYFYRKTLPSEQAGKLYMRQGKTGPETLLFDPSTYEKGKTYMMTAFNPSSDGKKLIVGLQEGGAELSTIRTMDVPTKSGTPPAFRPESITAVFGGEVSWLPDNSGFLYTPNNSMDTKDPQGNLNTKGRLHKLGTAPATDPELFSIAKNPDFGIQPDQYPVMFYSDDQTQVYGYLGTVDRRATAWVAPASEVGKPTIAWKRLCTVTDSVNSFLKLGNRLFVQSVKGAPNGQILVTDANNPNVATATVLLPESKLNITRMASSKDFLFVILSDGINEKIRQFDSRTNQWADVPMPGTGTMGIEFYEAPRSNEVLVYSTSWNDPGTLYDYNPETRKLTTSTFHVPINYPGVADLVVEEVELPSHDGTMVPLSIVYKKGLKRDGSAACLMSGYGAYGISGTPYFSRRNLALLNMGVVLAETHPRGGSEKGQAWYKAGYKTTKPNTWKDFIASGEYLIKNGYTSAGKLIGMGTSAGGVLIGRAITERPDLFAAAISNVSCSNALRMENSPNGPINAAEFGTVKDSTECMALYEMDAFQHVKEGTNYPAVLCVGGMNDPRVIAWQPGKLAAALQAASTSGRPVLMQVNYDNGHFTEDKQVTFRNFANMFAFGLWQAGHPDFQPVGVAKK encoded by the coding sequence ATGAAAACGAATCTCCTGCTTGGCTGCCTGCTCGCGTCGCTGCAAGGGCTGGCCCAACCGGCGCCGCTCCCGGCTACTCCCCAACGCCCCGTTACCGATACCTATTTTGGCAAAACCGTCGTCGACAACTACCGCTGGCTCGAAGACATGAACAGCGACGAAACCAAAGCCTGGTTCAAGGCGCAGGGCGACTACACCACCGCCACGCTCGACCGGATTCCGGGCCGCGATAAGCTCATACAAACCTTTGTCGATTACGACAAACGGCTGGCTGTGCGCTACGGGGAAATCAAACGGCGGGGCGATACCTATTTCTACCGCAAGACGCTGCCCAGTGAACAGGCGGGTAAACTCTACATGCGGCAGGGTAAGACCGGCCCCGAAACGCTGCTGTTTGACCCGTCGACCTACGAAAAAGGCAAAACCTACATGATGACAGCCTTTAACCCGTCGTCAGACGGGAAGAAGCTGATCGTCGGGTTGCAGGAAGGTGGCGCCGAACTCTCCACCATCCGCACCATGGACGTACCCACGAAAAGCGGAACGCCGCCCGCCTTCAGGCCGGAGAGCATCACCGCGGTATTTGGTGGGGAAGTGAGCTGGCTGCCCGACAACAGCGGGTTTCTTTATACGCCCAACAACTCGATGGACACCAAAGACCCCCAAGGCAACCTGAACACGAAAGGCCGGCTCCACAAACTGGGCACCGCCCCCGCCACCGACCCCGAGCTGTTTTCCATCGCCAAAAACCCAGACTTCGGTATCCAGCCCGATCAATACCCGGTTATGTTCTATTCCGACGATCAGACGCAGGTCTACGGGTATCTGGGCACAGTCGATCGGCGGGCCACGGCCTGGGTGGCACCGGCCTCGGAAGTGGGCAAGCCAACCATCGCCTGGAAGCGGCTCTGCACCGTCACCGACAGCGTGAACTCCTTTCTGAAGCTCGGCAACCGGCTGTTTGTGCAGAGCGTAAAAGGGGCACCCAACGGGCAGATTCTGGTGACGGACGCCAACAACCCTAACGTTGCGACGGCCACCGTGCTGCTGCCCGAAAGCAAGCTGAACATCACCCGCATGGCGTCGTCGAAAGACTTTCTGTTTGTGATCCTCAGCGATGGCATCAACGAGAAAATCCGGCAGTTTGACAGCCGAACCAACCAGTGGGCCGACGTACCCATGCCCGGCACCGGCACCATGGGCATTGAGTTTTACGAGGCGCCCCGCTCCAACGAGGTGCTGGTTTACTCGACTTCCTGGAACGACCCCGGTACGTTGTATGACTACAACCCGGAGACTCGTAAGCTGACCACGAGCACCTTCCACGTACCCATCAACTACCCCGGTGTGGCCGATCTGGTGGTTGAGGAAGTGGAACTGCCCAGCCACGACGGTACGATGGTCCCGCTGTCGATTGTCTATAAAAAAGGCCTCAAACGCGACGGCAGCGCTGCCTGCCTGATGAGCGGCTACGGTGCCTACGGGATCTCGGGGACGCCCTACTTCAGCCGCCGCAACCTGGCCCTGCTCAACATGGGGGTGGTGCTGGCCGAAACGCACCCGCGTGGCGGCTCCGAGAAAGGGCAGGCGTGGTACAAAGCGGGCTATAAAACCACCAAGCCCAACACCTGGAAAGACTTCATCGCCAGCGGCGAATACCTGATCAAAAACGGCTACACCAGCGCCGGCAAGCTCATCGGCATGGGTACGTCGGCGGGCGGCGTGCTCATTGGCCGGGCCATCACCGAGCGCCCCGACCTGTTTGCGGCGGCCATTAGTAACGTAAGCTGTTCCAACGCGTTGCGCATGGAAAATTCACCCAACGGCCCCATCAACGCCGCTGAGTTTGGCACCGTGAAGGACTCTACCGAGTGCATGGCGCTCTACGAAATGGACGCGTTTCAGCACGTGAAAGAAGGCACCAACTACCCCGCCGTGCTCTGCGTGGGTGGCATGAACGACCCCCGCGTGATTGCCTGGCAACCGGGCAAACTGGCCGCCGCCCTCCAGGCCGCCAGCACAAGCGGCCGGCCGGTGCTGATGCAGGTCAACTACGACAACGGCCACTTCACCGAAGACAAGCAGGTGACGTTCCGCAACTTCGCCAACATGTTTGCCTTTGGCCTCTGGCAGGCGGGTCATCCCGATTTTCAGCCGGTTGGCGTAGCGAAGAAATAG